In Lycium ferocissimum isolate CSIRO_LF1 chromosome 3, AGI_CSIRO_Lferr_CH_V1, whole genome shotgun sequence, the genomic window TGAGGAATACGAGATTATCCATATAGATCTACCTGTTGGATAGAGGAAAGCATCCTTAGTAGAATTGGCAGAATGTTCATGCTCTAGTTATAATTCTTTACATGTATATTTTGAGTACTGTTTTCTTGTTCGTCCTTTTGTTCAGTTACAACACCACCAAACGCAGTGTAAAACCTCAATCAATCTGCTTCGTACGGACTTACACTGTAGCTCATcccatgttttatatgttagcATTATGTTTCATAAATGGACTTTGGTTAATGTATTATCTTGTCCGATATTACCCATACATGGCATGAATTGCACTATAAGTGTCTTTTTTGACTACTCAAAACCCAAGGAAAAGGTAAAAATTTGACATATTATTAAATCACATCTGATATGTAGTTAGGGCTCTTAAATTCTTCGCCATGCATTATGATTTTAGAGCTCTTTCATTTCTTTCAGGGTGATGGGTGGAAAGTGGTTGCAAGTTTCGAGGGGAACTTTCCGAATAGGATAAAGCAGCTCCCATTAGATAGACATTTTGACATAAACAATGTCAAGCGGGTATTTGTTTTACACCACAGTTTTTTTTCAATAATGTGCAGTTTCTCCTCTGTTACCAACTGCATGTATTTCTTTGTTTATTTCATAATTGTTTTGCTTGCTACCAGATTGTGTTAGAAGCCGATGGTTATCAACCCTACCTGATTTCTCCTGAGAAAGGGTTGAGGTCTTTGATAAAAGGTGTTCTGGAGCAGGCAAAAGAACCTTCACGTCTTTGTGTTGATGAGGTAAATTGGGTCGTTGCCCTTCTGATTGTTTCAGCTCTTGGTTTTGGTtagtcttttctttttgttcattATTCTTCATGTGTATCATTTCTTTCTGTTAATCTATGTGAATTTGCTTCAATGCATTGGCATAGAGTTTCAATAATTTAATCTCGAGTGTATTCATATCACCTTCATAATTGTATTGGTGTCAATTTGAGACACTGTTTCAACCaaaaaatatgacacttaaCATCTGTTTACAATTCCATATAGTTTGTCTCGTTCTCTTTAGCATAATCATGTGTAATTGGTCTTTCTCTTTCCCAGTTTGTTGAAGTTAATCCCTTAGATTTAATAATCTATGGAGCACTAACAGTGTCTGAAATTGATCTTAAATACGCTATAACAATATCTCAATTGATCTTAAATATGCTATAACAGTTACATGAAAAAGCAAATCACTTTTAGTATTGGTGGATGCAAACAACTGGATTGCTAGCTGGATTAACAAATCTGAAATTTGCTTCcaatatttttgtgtacattACTATAAATAATGTGTCCCTGTTTGTAAAGACAAAAGTGACCAATTTTTGTGTTCGAAACAACTCTCACTTAAGAAAAATCTCTATGCTATTTTACCTATAAAGTTTTTGCAGGTTAAACGAACAAAAAAATTGGGCTCCATCGTAGTAGCATAATAGAACCTACAAATAAGACATTGGGCCGTGCTATGCACGGGGAACATCCCACTAGTATATAAATCTGACCTATAGCGTAGCGTACATTTTAAAATGCTGAAACGTTTTATCTCATTAATTCATTAGTCATGAAGACATAATCGCCCAAAAGTGCAAAAATTACAAAAAGGTACCATGATTACACAACACAAGGAGTCATTATGCAGTTTGGCAGATTCTCAAAGCATATTTTTACCCTGAATTGGTGGgaacttctttttctttgccTTTTGGAGTTGGCCATTTGTTTTATGATTTACTTGTGAGCTTGGGATGTTAATTGTGTAATTTATTGTTATTAAATGAAATATACGATCTTTACCCTTTAGAACTATGTTGAGCTTCCAAAATTATTGAAGTGAAAAAAACACCATATGCTTTTTACAACCTAAAACAATAGTGAACAACTACTATACCTCAATCTCAAACTACTTGCGATTGGCCCTTTCAAAACTATATTATTGCTTCTGAAATATTGGAAGTAGGAAGTATATGGGGTACACACATTATACTCTTTTTTTCAATTGGAGGATTGCCTATCCATTGTCAAGGATGCCAATgttatttttgataaatatggACACAATGTTAGAttgttaatattattaaataaaattgggGCACAGGCTGATGGTGTCAGACTAGTGATTAACAGCTATCACCTGAGTGTCGGTGTTGGTGTAACAAGGTGCTACCATGTATTTGGTATTTGTGCATTATGGATGATACTTTGGTCACTTATGTCTCTAGAACATTGAAAAGCAACGGCAACCTAGAACCATCTACCATCATGTTAAAAATTTCATCTATTTTATATGTTAATTTCTATagattatatatctatattatactAAGTAGATTGTAGATTTCGATGTATATCTATCAGATCGTGGCTTCATGTACCAAATATGGGGGAGCCATTGCAGGGGTAAAAAGAACACTTTGTATATCTGAGGAATAGCCTCTTGATCCTGGTGCACCACGAGGTCCCCATTTGTATAGATTGAGTGTCTTTCATAGAGAACCGAAGATCTCTGTGGGTTCTCTACCTTTTGGTATACTGCTTGTATATGGGAGCATTTTTccaaatcaataaaattattACTTTGTCAAAAAGATATTTTGTCTCTTGTAAATGGTTGCATTCCTCTTGAGTGCCATTTCAAATGAATTTCTCTCTTCTCTATTTATCTTTctcaaaaggaaaaatgaagaagCAAGAGTAACCACTAGGTTCTTATACTGGATATTTTTCTTGGCTATCAGGAGGTGCTTCTACTTTTCAAGCTCTGAAGTTTTGTTCTAATCCTACCTCTCTATGTGAATCTGTTATAGGTGCATCGTGTACTTGTTGATCTTGTCTCCTCTGCTGCAAATGCCACACCTGGACTTGGACGATATCCTCCTTTCAAGAGAGAGGTAATGATGTCTAGCAGCTCAGATTCACCTTTTTAGTTAATATGGAAACATACACACAAATGTTTGTAGTTTTGActtttcatggaaatatttgGCCGGTATACTAGGTCGTAGCAATTGCTTCTGATGCATTGGATGGATTTAAAACTGATGCCAAGAAAATGGTAGTTGCCCTTGTCGACATGGAGCGTGCTTTTGTCCCCCCTCAACACTTTATCCGCTTGGTGCAGAGGAGGTATGGTTGATGATTGTCCATTcgttttttaatttgttttgattttttataatcttcatccctgtAATCTTAAGCTTCTTGCTGTGCGGCTTTTATATGGCCACTGATTAAAAAACTCTTATATGGCCAAATCCTGTTGCACAAAAGTACAATGCTTGCGCTAAATGTGTGCAGAAAAAAATGAATAGGAGGTACAATTAATCATTCTTTGATTTGTTTGTTTGCATCTTTACCCCTTTTTTGAGGTCAATCTTTTCATGTCACTGCGTTTCATCCCAGGGACCAGTTGCTTTGCTTTTCTTTGGTTCTTTTAGTTAGCCAGTACAGAGAGATAACATTGGAGAAACAAAAGATGGTTGCTTCCAGTATTCTTTCCTAAAAGTATCTTTTTCTTTCCATGAATTGCTGGTTTTGGTGGTATTTGCTAGTGATAACTATAGCAGGTAAAAAGACTCATGTTTAACAAAGTTAACCACTCTCACAATGTCCATCTGCGACTGGCTTTTTTCCAGAATGGACAGACAGAGACGTGAGGATGAGCTAAAAAATCGGGGTTCTAAGAAGGCACATGAAGCAGAGCAATCAATGTTGAATAGGGTAATCATgattcttttttctcaaattatctgcTTCTCACTATTATCTCATTGAACTCAGGTCTTGCAACGAATTGCCTTAGGAACTTTAcctatttattttctaaattattttgtgTTCTGTACGCTTTTCTGTGTTCTGTAATTATTCACTTTAAGCTTATTAGTTAGCTTCTCTGTACTGTCTTGTCTTTAATTGTTAACTTAGGCAACTAGTCCTCAAACTGGAAGCCAGCAAGGTGGAGGAAACTTGAAATCTATGAAAGAGAAACCCAGCCAGCAGGACAAGGATACATCAGAAGGCTCAGCTTTGAAGACTGCAGGGCCTGAGGGAGAGATTACAGCAGGTATCCATCCATCTCTTTCTGTATATCTCttgttttagtaattttttgtgTTCCCTTTTAGAtagagttatttttttttagaaaggtgATCTTTAGATAGAGTTGTTATTAGTATGAATTTCCTAACCTGGGGCCAAGACTAAAGATAATATGTTGTAGTTTGTCGAAATTTCTTTTGGTGCGACTTTTCCATGTTAGCATGTGGGGAGCTAACAAGTATATTCAGCAATTGAAGGTAAatgtttgtgcattctgttcTTTCTGAAGTAGTTGTTTGCCTAGCTGCCAAGGTCAAAGGTGGATCAATTCTTTGTTCTCCCAATTGATTTTTTGAACGTGTAACATTTGTTTCTCTGATAGGTTCAAAATGGTTTTGATGCCATTAGAAGCAGTAATATTTAGTAGTCTTGAAAAGATGGTGGTTAATCGATTCTGAGTTTTCTCATTACCTCTAGGTTAAAACTATTATTTATCATAGCTTTTATAACTGCCAGGATTCTTATTGAAGAGAAGTGCCAAAACAAATGGATGGAGCAAGCGATGGTTTGTTTTGAATGAGAAAACTGGAAAGGTCAGTAGGTGACATGCTCATCACTTTTTACATGCTAGAGATAAATTGGCCTTCTACTACCAACTTGTATAATCTATCGACCTTCAAAAATGATGTGATAAGACTCCTGAAGACTTGATAAAATTTACATCTTTAACCCACAAAGAGAAATGTCTTGTGAATGTTGGAACTTTCTTTTGCCATAAGGAATGTATAAAAGCAGGAATATTTTTTGACGCATTAACTTTGTCATTGTAGTGTTTCCTTTTTGAGTTTTTCGGTCATATTGATTTTTTCGCTTGAAGAAAATTTAAACCAGGAGTTAATTTCTACGCATAAACCCTTGGTGAAGTTTCTCTAACCTGACGTCCTTTTTCAGCTTGGATACACGAAGAAACAAGAAGAACGCCATTTTCGTGGTGTCATAACATTGGAGGTATTTTATGTCTCtcactctttcttaaacttAAATAATATATTTCAGTTTTTTCTTGAATGCAAATTATATTAGTTGCACGTCAGAATCGGCAGAACCATACAGAATGGGCCAGAAATACATGCACAAAATTATGGATGGTTAAGGTCATAACGGATACTGGCTGAATATGTATGGAGTCCCGTAAgatttttcatttagacacctAGACTAAGGGTAATACCTATTGAATACCTCAGGCTTGCTGAAAATGATTCTACTGAACACTTAAATGATAATCTCTCACAATAACAAAGTGCGTGAATCTCAAACTCTCTGATATGATAATCTCTCACAATAACAAAGTGCGTGAATCTCAAACTCTCTGATATGACAAAAAAAAACCAATCAATACGTGACATGtggatttctttttaaaaaggtcCTCTTCTAGACTTctaccttttctttttagttagaATCCAGCCCCCCAGGTTTTTTCCTTGCTCATCGGCCCTCAACACAGCACCACCGTGGAAATATCAGTCTTGATTCTTCCCATAGAAAAGGCCTTGGTGCTTACTGGATTCAGTAAAAGACGACGAGGATGAGCTCCAAGGGTAAGATAAATGGAGATCATTTGAAGTTAAAAACTCTGAAATTACTGTAACAGCTGATGGCGAGGCGCAAATGTCATTATCCAGAAATTTAAGTCAAGATACATAGCAAACAAGAAGCTTATGGTATACTCTTAGATCCAATACTCTCTAGCTAGTCGAAGAAAAAGAAACTGAAGGAGCATGCAGCAGCCTTGAACATCCCTAAAGTTGTGGGCATGCACGAGTAAGTTGACACTATGAATCTATACAGCTGTGGAGCAGTGGCTATGGTGGAGGAGAGGAGGAAGGGGATtggaaaaatgtaaaaaaaataattctataAAGTTCTTCTCAAGTGCTTATAAGCAGTTTATTACACACACTGTGCCATGTCAGCAGTGTGTGTCTAATTGACACAATTTGTCTTCACTTCAGGTGTTCAATTGGTACAACCCTTTGTTTAAGTGCTAAATTGAAAATCTTGACAAGTGTTAGGAGCCGCATATGTATCCAGCTATGGATACTTGAACACTGTAGTGAATAAACTAGAACAGTTTGGAGTTCCATCATGATTCTTCACTTCTTTCCCTCGGCTATGGTTTGCATTCATCAGTTTGTTGATTTTCTTTCCAGTCGGTGAAACAGAATATCCTCGAACCTTGGACCTTAGAATCCACCTTATCTCTTTGCCTTAGGAttactctttttaaaaaactcTTTGTTCCTTCTAAGTGCTTCCCTTTTCTTGAACTCTTTGAAAAAGTACCTCATACTTTGCTTCTTTTTATTTAAGCTCATCAAAGTTTTTCACAGTGCTATGTTCAGCATATTTGGCGCTCTCTTTTAGGTTTGCTTGACGTTGACTCTTTCTAGACTGCCTCCATTTTCATGACCTAATTGTCAGTGATTGAAGGTGGTGTGCTTACTACAGTCTTGGTACACTTGCAAGTTGATGGGATCACACACTATGATTTGCCATCAAACGTAATAATTTGGCATGAACTGCTAGGTTTCTAGCTCTGTTTTGGGTTATATAGTCCTATGCTCTTAACAGTTATGTTGCTTCTGCTAAAGGCAAAATATATCGAATCCCTAATACAATGACATGGTCATGTGATTCACAGGCAGAGGCGGACCTACATGTAACGGTGGGAGTGCACGTGCACTCCCACCCTTCGGAATTTTTGCACTCCCACCCTTCGGAAAAaaatctgtatatatatgtgtatatacattgAAAAACTAGCATATATTTAATTGTGCACTCTAACAAACGAAACTGTCTTTGGGGCATGTTGGTTGCAACTGCTGCTTCCCTTAAATGTCACCCCGGATCAAACCCGAAtgtcacttttaattatttttgagcCTATTTTAGGAAAACAATAAGCGTTAAATGAGCTGGCCCAGATTCAAACCTGCACTATCACCACATGTTGCACAGCCTTAGCCACTGAGCCATCTCTTTGATCTGCTTCACtgtgttaaattttatttattacacatatttgacctatatacttgtattttTGCCACCGCTACACTATTAGTGACCGGTCCAACACAGTATTATCCCTCAATCGTCATTAAAATATTTGTTGGTGTTTATGTTAAGATAATAGTGCCCCCAGCGTCTTAAAATCCTGGGTCTGCCTCTGTTCACAGGAGTGTATTCTTGAAGAAGTTCCTGATGAAGAAGCAGCTCCGGCGCCTACCAAAAGTTCCAAGGACAAAAAGGCAAATGGGCCTGATGTTGCAAAAGCACCCAATCTCGTATTTAAGATAACCAGCCGGGTTCCATATAAGACTGTTTTAAAGGGTACACTATACATCTCTGGAATCATTTACTTCCTGTGGCTTGTTTTGTTATTTTGAAATGCTCAGAAGAAAAAATGTAATTGGTTGCAGCACACAGCGCTGTTGTCTTGAAGGCTGAGAGTGTGGCAGATAAGACAGAGTGGTTAAATAAATTGCGAATCGTCATCAGCTCTAAAGGCGGTCAAGTAAAGGGTGAATCTGCGCCCCCTATCCGGCAAAGTCTTTCAGATGGATCTCTTGTAAGCAACTATTCATTGAATTCACCCATTCTGCAATACAGATTTTTCCAATAAGTGCCCTTGTTCAACAAATAATTACTCCCGTATAACTGGCTGTTTGTAATCTTCATTTTTGTATCTGTTCTCTTTCTGATAGTTGTGTTTCAAGTTGCCTGTTATGGTTTTCTTAAGCTGTAAACTAATTCCTTGGCCACGTGTTCTAAGATTATTAATTCTGCTGCTTGTATTAGGAATCAATGACTAGAAGACCGGTGGATCCTGAAGAAGAACTTCGATGGATGGCTCAGGAAGTGCGTGGTTATGTTGAAGCTGTTCTAAACAGCCTTGCAGCCAATGTGCCAAAAGTAGGTCTTAATTTTGCATATTCTGTGCACTTCTCTTTGTTCTTTTAATGTAAAGCCATCTCACATGGTGCTATTTGGTTTCAGGCAGTGGTTCTTTGCCAAGTAGAGAAGGCAAAAGAAGACATGCTTACTAAATTGTATAGTTCTATCAGGTAAGCAGTTCAACTTTTCCTTTCGGATTCTATGTCTCAACATCTTTCATCTGCAGTGGCACATTGTATTTGCTTCAGTGACAGAAAGGTGTAGTTGCAAATGATCCTgaagttatggccattctaTACTTCTGATAAAAATAATGTCCACTTTATACTtatgaaaaaaatgttttgGCCATTATCCGAAGGACCACTTGCAACTGTATCACAATTTGTGCAGCCGTCTTTCTAAAATAATTAACTATCTTAGATATTGAAATATATGTGCTTTCATGACACGAGTCACGTAAACCTATTTCTTACTTCAATACTAATCTCTCTTTTGTTATTTGTTAGAGACAGTTTAGAATTCTCTTCAATAAATTGATAGACTGAAATATAGACATTCAATTTGGGCCAAAAGAGTAGTTGTGTCATGGAAGCCTGCAGTTACTGCAAGAAATTGTGTTAATCCATTTTCTGGGTTTAATAAATtgaatatttcatttttgttgGTATTCTTCTGGGTTTAGTGTGTTGACATTGTTTGACTTAATGGATTTTAGCGCCCAAAGTACTGCAAAAATTGAAGAGCTGCTCCAGGAGGACCAGAATGTAAAACGCAGGAGAGAGCGCATTCAAAAAcaatcttctcttctttctaaGCTTACTAGACAACTCAGTATCCACGACAATAGAGCAGCTGCTGCTGCCAGCTACGCAAATGGTGAAGCAGGTATTATAGGCGGTTCATTTGTTTTTCTTGTCTGAGAACAATTGAAGTCCCACGAAGTTATTtgcttaattattttatttgggtttGAATAAAAATGTTAGTTATCTGTTAATTAGTTGAAACAGACTTCCCATGTACCCTTGCGAGCTGTATGCTTCTTAAAGTTTCTTCACGATTGCTTATAGTCCTTGGTAGCTAATACTTCACATCCAGCTAATTTCCAGTTAGTGTCCTGGCTAGACTTAAACTGCAGTGAAAACTTTTTGGAACATGATTTGGGGTAAAATGACACAATTGTTAATTATGCCCCCCTCCCCGGGGAACCCCGTGGATGCCATACCAGGGTGCTGACTcattcttctatttctgcagcttttgagttgtgaaagaccatattcttttttttttttttttttttttgaggttttTGGATTTTGCTTACACATTTCGAATTTATAGCCTGCACTTTATTTCTGCAGAAAGTAGCCCAACAGCATCAGGTCCGTCATCTGGTGATGATTGGAGGTCTGCATTTGATGCTGCTGCAAATGGCCCTTCTGGTCTCTCTAGGTATGGATCAAGTGGTAGTAGTCGCCGCTACAATGAGCCTGCTGAAAATGGTGATACAAATTCACGCTCTAGTTCTGCTAGCCGTCGCACCCCTAACAGGTTGCCACCTGGCCCACCACAATCTGGATCCGGTTATAGATCTTAAAATTAGGTAATTTTGAGATGATTGattcatatattcttgtttGGGGTGGTTGCACGTTTTTGCTTTTCCCAGTGAGCTCTTTCGATGTTGAGTATGTTATACTAATATTGTAGAATTGGTATACCGCATCTTTGTAGATAGATATTGTAATTGTCATCCTCCCCGGATTTTTGTCTCGGTTGCTGGAGTTTGAATTGTTCCAAGAATTATTCCATTGATAATTTCCTTTCATCAGAGACATTTCTTCTGTAATTCAAATGTATTGGTCGCTATAGTATGTATTCTTCCTTGTAGTTAATATAGAAAgtattttgctttcttttctgTTCCATCTGAAGACGTAAAATTCTTTTGGATTTCCTTgccaatattttaaatttactcGAAGAAACTTCATTAGTCCGAAATTTTCTGCTTGTTGATTTTGCCTCTTATTGAATGCAGTTATCATTTCAATGACTTTTCAAACCATACTTGAGACTCGAAATCGAAGATTGTCAAAAGTGGTATCAAGTGTGCTTATGAAAAAACTATGAAGGAGATACATGCAAACCTCGATAAATCGTTGGAATTGGGATCTTCGAGCTACCAGTAACTCTAGTTTTCACTAGGAATTGGATACTCGATCGTAGTACGACTGATTATTAATTGCGTCTTAGTAGGATTGCACGGTAAGTGAAATACAAATATGGAAGAACATGACAAAAAGAAAGGCAAAATGATTGGAGCACGTATTTGGTGAACGGCTAGGTGACAACTTGGGCATTAGTCTGACGATTTTGTTACTATTAGTCTGATCTACTTTGAGAAGTTCGTTGTACAATTTGCAGCGGGGATAAATTTACTTCAAACTGTTCTCATAGCGGTAGGACTGGGCATAAATTATCGAAAATCGAATTATCAAATTGAATCGGcaattttgttaatttttacgGTATTCGGAAGTAAAACTTCAAAATAGTGGTATTTTGTCTTGGTTCGGTACGAGATATTAGTACGGTTCGGTTGATATGATCCAGTTGCTGTGAGGAATTAGAGATGATTTAGGGATGCATTTTAATTCAGTTCATGGTTGTAATTCAATTACAAGAAGTAATTAGCTGTAATTAGTTGGATATTAAGGTGGTTAGGAAGTTAGTTAGAGTTAGGTGCCAAGCACGTGGCCTGAGATGTCAAAAGTAAGTTAAAACTAACTTTCCCGTTTcatacatgtcacgacccaaccggagggccataacTGCAAAACTTTGGAGCTAACTTACCGAGCACGTCTTAACATGCTTCACATTATCATTctaggtggaccataaagataacCTATgaacatcataatcaataaggGCATGAATCCACAAAAATAATAGCTCATCTCTATGATCATTATCAACTATGCccacatatatacaagccggcaaggctgccaaaaGTGATACAAAAATCtgaaccgatgaggttataGGACACCTAGCTATATatatttgtctacgagcctttacatGGAGTGCATcacatcataaggacgggacaggatcccgtcatgcccatatgtacacaaaagaatagtaccactAGGCTACAAATCCAAGGCAAATGGAGTACTCCTGAGAGATAGCTGATGAAGCACCTAAGGATCTGAtccatctccctgcctacctgcgggcatgaacgtaacgtccacaaataaaaaaacgtcagtacgaataatgtgctgagtatgtaaggcatgaataacaacataataaagatatggaaagtaatatgagataaaagagataacctgtacatctggatgcctcttaaggaggatgtcatgcatgcttagctcttaaagaaaaacatcttccattcatatatatatatatatatatatatatatatatatatacgtattgtCGGAACGTGCGGccaattcatatatcatattatatctaCGCAGCGCTGtagaacgtgcagcccgatacatatatcatatcattatcctCCCACGTCGGGGATGATATCACAGGCTACCCACTGCAGTGGCGTACACATCTACGTGCCTCCCGGCCGTCTATAGCGcagcgcggtgtgagaaaatacatacatatatataaagcatgcatgagaggcCAAATAAAACGttactactctatcggagtgacgtaaggtcagtaaacCTTCGATTTCTACTATGgaaacatcatcatcgttatgtctcacctcgaaagaacaactaccataaggtgagaccaacaacaaggaatgaaatcaataatcatggaacaagctcaataatgTCATGAGAACATTAAGAAATATAAGCTTTGATATCTTTagaaatgaaatcatcatcaccatcatcatgaAGAActtttatcaacaataccataagaACCTTGAAAATCATGTATTTCTAGCATCTCTTGGAACTAGGACACTATGGATATCAAGTACGTGTTCACaataagggaatcatgcctttggaaagaaagggttagccttaacatacctttacgtctccttaattacttaaggttctcctcccaagcccgcaactctacattcaaaaggattcatactaaggttaagtcttataaacactcttaagttcaaactagagtaatttgTGAGCTagtgaaaattgggcagcatttcccctatttcatctacttctatcaaattccaaaacaactccatatacacttgtatacaacacttccttatcatcattattaccactcatagcaagattatactcataacatgctaaaattataactcaagttaatttatagctcaaaatatcctcaaattcatatttgaactctcttttcattttcctcCTCCAACCAAATtatataacaatcaaacaacatgcaatagatgagaaaacttaccttaatcacataAGAGAAAGCTTTGGATCAAATTACTTCACTAGGAtaaaacctccaacttcaacaccaaagagatacTTGAACTTtactaaccctagtgagcttcctAGCACTTGAATCCCTTGATCCTCTTGGGTTTAGCCTTGATTAGCATATGAACTTgaggagagggttttggagagtatTTGGACGAATTTTGAGGtggaaatggtgaaaaatgaacCTTGGGTCAAATTTATAACATCAAAAAGTCGGGTACCGACTTACTTTTTGCGGCCACTTTGACGTACCGCAGAATATTTGACGCTCCGTCAAATGGACCACCCAAAATAGCCTCACTGGAACTGTTTTACGGTGGGAAAAATTTCATTTGACGGGCCGCAGAAAGTTTTGTGGTCCGTCAAACTAAACCGTCAAATTTCTCTGCCCGTgcagtctgtcttaaaacacccataactttttactccgaTGGCACATTGacaaacggtttgttgcgttggaaactagactcaatgaaattcaatttggatagataaaacacaccaaaactcctcatattctaggacaTATagctctctcaagttggaccaaaattcctgtccaaaattctgccaagttttcccaaagttccgacaaacttaatttccttaattcgcttgttctcaaatccttcgatagcttatttcatgaacttaaaccctcataaccataagataggcacatataatctcatatatcctagaagataactccagtgtccacgattaggacaactagcacctaacg contains:
- the LOC132050185 gene encoding dynamin-2A-like, which produces MEAIEELAQLSDSMKQAASLLADEDVDETTSSKRPSTFLNVVAIGATGAGKSAVLNSLIGHPALPTGEGGATRAPICIDLKRDSSLSSKSIILQIDSKSQPVSASALRHSLQDRLSKISNKSRDEIYLKLRTSTAPPLKLVDLPGVDKANLDDSLTQYVEHNDAILLVVISAAQAPEVASCKAIRIAKEYDSECTRIVGVISKIDHAASEPKVLAAVQALLSNQGPRSTADIPWVALIGQSVSIASAQSGSVGSDNSLETAWRAESESLKSILTGAPQTKLGRLALVETLAHQIRSRMKVRLPNLLSGLQGKSQVVQDELVRLGEQMVNSAEGTKALALELCREFEDKFLQHITGGEGDGWKVVASFEGNFPNRIKQLPLDRHFDINNVKRIVLEADGYQPYLISPEKGLRSLIKGVLEQAKEPSRLCVDEVHRVLVDLVSSAANATPGLGRYPPFKREVVAIASDALDGFKTDAKKMVVALVDMERAFVPPQHFIRLVQRRMDRQRREDELKNRGSKKAHEAEQSMLNRATSPQTGSQQGGGNLKSMKEKPSQQDKDTSEGSALKTAGPEGEITAGFLLKRSAKTNGWSKRWFVLNEKTGKLGYTKKQEERHFRGVITLEECILEEVPDEEAAPAPTKSSKDKKANGPDVAKAPNLVFKITSRVPYKTVLKAHSAVVLKAESVADKTEWLNKLRIVISSKGGQVKGESAPPIRQSLSDGSLESMTRRPVDPEEELRWMAQEVRGYVEAVLNSLAANVPKAVVLCQVEKAKEDMLTKLYSSISAQSTAKIEELLQEDQNVKRRRERIQKQSSLLSKLTRQLSIHDNRAAAAASYANGEAESSPTASGPSSGDDWRSAFDAAANGPSGLSRYGSSGSSRRYNEPAENGDTNSRSSSASRRTPNRLPPGPPQSGSGYRS